The following DNA comes from Deltaproteobacteria bacterium.
CCCGAGTCGCTGCCGCTGGTCGACGAGCTCTCGCACACGCCGCTGGTCAGGTCGCAGCCGGCCGAGCAGGCATTGCCGTCGTCGCCGCAGGTGCAGCGGCGGCAGCTCGTGGTGGCGGAGCCGCTGCAGACGGCCGGCACGGCGCCGCTGCTGGCGCACTTGTTCTGCTTGTTGCTCCAGACCTGCTGCACCACCCAGCTGCGCCCGTTGACGGTGATGGTGGCGCCCGGACTCCCGTCGGCGCAGATGTCGGCGACCTCGCCGCAGCCGTTGCTCGAGTCGTACCAGCCACCGGGCGCCGCCATGTTCGCGGTCCCTGGCACGAGGCCGATGTCCGGGTCGGTGACCGCCTCCACCAGCTCGTGCGACGCGGTGTCCGTGCTGTTCTCCATCGCGGTGGCGTCGCCGCCGCAGCCCTGCGCACACGGGCCCGTGAACTCGTCCATGAGCACGGCGTAGAGGAGCGGGTTGCCGTTGTACGTGCCGGTGCCGTGGTAGGCGCAGAACGCCACGCAGGAGTTCCCGGTGCCGCTGGGCCCCGAGACCTTCACGTTGGGCGGGAACTCGATCATGTAGATGGTCTGCGTGTTGCCTGAGCAGTCCAGCGTGGGCGCAGGCAGGACGCCCGCGTCGATCTGGTTGGCGAGCTCGGTCTGGATCTGCGCGTCGGCGAGGGTGCAGGTGCCGGTCGATGCGCAGTGCGCCGGGGTGATGGTGATCCCCGCGGTGGCCGTGCCGCCCAGGACGGCCTGGTTCGTCCCGGAGCTGATGGCCGCGGTGTCGTACTCGTGCAGCCACGACCAGTACGAGCTCCGGGTCACGTCGGCGAAGAACTGCGCCATGCCCGTGGTGGGGTTGGTGAGCTGCGCGTTGACGTGGCTGCCCCAGAACACGGGCACGATCACCGGGCTCTGGATGATGGGGCCGCCGTAGTACCGGAGCCTCGGGGCCTGGCAGATCGGGCTCGAGTCCTGGTTGAAGCCGCCGCGGTAGCGCTTCATCCCGACGTGACGCGGGGCGGGCGCCGGGTCAGCCGGGTGCGGTCGCGCGACCGACGTGCCTTCCACGGCCGCGAGCGTGGCGAGCGCCGTGAAGCAACAAGCGAGGATGGGCGATGGACGAATCATGGAACCCGGTGGAGACCCAGGGACCATCGCACGCGTGGAGTGCACCATCAACTTACGGAAACAGCGTCTCCATCGTCCACGGCGCATCGGCGCGCGCGCGCGTGTAGCGGTGGCGCTCGTGCAGCCGGTACGCGCCCTCGGTCCAGAACTCGATCTCCAGCGGCACCACCCGAAGCCCGGACCAGTGCGGCGGCCGGGGGACCTTCTGCGGAAACTTCGCCTCGAACTCGCGCACCCGCGCCTCGAGCGCCTCGCGCGAGGGCAGCACCTGGGACTGCAGGCTCGCCCACGCGCCGATCTGGCTCCCGCGCGGGCGGCTCGCGAAGTACGCGTCGGCCTCGGCGTCGGACACGCGCTCCACCGGCCCCGACGCACGCACCTGCCGCTTGAGGCTCTTCCAGTGGAAGCAGAGCGCCGCCTTCAGCGCGCCCAGCGCCTCGCGGCCCTTCCGGCTCTCGAGGTTCGTATAGAAGGTGAAGCCGCCGTTCTCGAAGGCCTTGAGCAGCACCACCCGGACCGAGGGCTGGCCGTCGGGGCCCACGGTGGCGAGGGTCATGGCGTTCGGGTCGCTGGGCTCGCTCCGGCTCGCCTCGGCGAACCAGGCCCCAAACCGCACGAAGGGATCTCGCTCCACGGACATGGGGCGCACTCTAATCGCCCGAGCCGAAATCTGCCCGCGCGAGCACCACGCGATGGCTCGGGGCCCCGCTCCCCTGCTCGGTGGACGACGCCGCCCAAACCTCGCCCCCGCCTGCAATGGGCCGTACACTCGCGCCCGTGCTGCGGTCCACGTTCTGGCGACAGCTCTGGGTGGCGCTCATGGTCGGCCTGATGGCCGGCGCGGGCGGTGCGGGCGTGGCCTACTTCCGCTGGGCGGAGCGCCCCGAGCACTACTGCTACGACCGGCTGCTCCTCGCCGCCCAGCAGTACCTGCCCAAGCCCGAGTCCGAGCCGGTGGTGATGGTGGCCATCGACGACGCCTCCATCGACCAGGTGCGCCGCGACCTGTTCTATCCCTGGCCCTGGCCGCGCTCGCTGGTGGGCCTGGCGGTGCAGGAGCTGGAGACGCTGGGCGCCAAGGTCATCGTCCTCGACCAGCTCTTCTTCGACTACACGGTGCACGGGACCAAGGACGAGGTGGAGTTCGTCGACTTCCTCCATCACACGAACAACGTGGTGGTGGCCGCGCAGACCGCGGAGCTCTCCCCCATGCCGAGCGTGGGGAGCGGGAGCTGGGCGGTGCGGCTCGCGGCCTTCAAGACCCGCGCGGAGGCCATGGACTTCGCCATCGAGCCGCTCGCGCACCAGTACCAGGTCTACCTGGTGCCCGGCAGCGGCGGCACCACCGGCGTGTGGCTGGGTGGCTTCGGCAGCCGCACCAAGCTGGAGGACCGGCTCTCGGGCATGGTGAGCCTGGGCGACGTGAAGATCGTGGGCGAGCCGGAGATCCGCGAGCTCACCGCCGAGGAGCTCACCCACGCCCTGGACGCCGACGCCTG
Coding sequences within:
- the pdxH gene encoding pyridoxamine 5'-phosphate oxidase produces the protein MSVERDPFVRFGAWFAEASRSEPSDPNAMTLATVGPDGQPSVRVVLLKAFENGGFTFYTNLESRKGREALGALKAALCFHWKSLKRQVRASGPVERVSDAEADAYFASRPRGSQIGAWASLQSQVLPSREALEARVREFEAKFPQKVPRPPHWSGLRVVPLEIEFWTEGAYRLHERHRYTRARADAPWTMETLFP